The following are encoded in a window of Paenibacillus polymyxa genomic DNA:
- a CDS encoding DUF1361 domain-containing protein — MYARLRSLNYPLKLYVFLALALCSVISTLWIINVRLPSGGRPYLFIWWNMMLAWIPMLLTLLLDVMYSSWRRGTRTFLLWVTGAAWLFFYPNTPYLITDLLHVFARYPFLGEQRFWGNPYFWNHVLGMLLVAVLGLTMGFVSLESVRQLVQRARGGLVSWLFMLAVLLLSSLGIYIGRFFRGNTWDIVSAPSQLYAQVSSIWADSLQRTHFVEFSGMLFVILLVSYVSTMCVVWMGNNRQDEWRRW; from the coding sequence ATGTATGCCCGTTTAAGATCGTTAAATTATCCACTAAAACTCTATGTTTTTTTAGCACTGGCCTTATGCTCCGTAATCAGTACATTGTGGATCATTAACGTGCGACTGCCCTCAGGGGGCCGCCCTTATCTTTTTATTTGGTGGAATATGATGTTGGCCTGGATTCCTATGCTGTTGACGTTACTGCTTGATGTAATGTACAGCTCGTGGAGGCGGGGAACGAGGACATTTTTACTCTGGGTTACGGGGGCGGCATGGCTTTTCTTTTATCCCAATACACCCTATTTGATCACAGATTTGCTGCATGTATTCGCCAGATATCCATTTCTCGGGGAGCAACGTTTCTGGGGCAATCCGTACTTTTGGAATCATGTACTGGGAATGCTGCTGGTAGCCGTACTTGGCCTGACAATGGGTTTTGTATCGCTCGAATCCGTACGACAGTTGGTACAACGTGCACGTGGTGGGCTTGTTAGTTGGCTGTTTATGCTGGCGGTACTCTTGTTGAGCAGCCTGGGTATTTACATTGGACGTTTCTTTCGAGGGAACACATGGGATATTGTTTCTGCGCCCTCTCAACTGTATGCACAGGTATCTTCCATATGGGCAGACTCCTTGCAACGTACTCATTTTGTGGAGTTTAGTGGGATGCTATTCGTCATTTTGCTCGTCAGCTATGTATCCACGATGTGCGTAGTCTGGATGGGGAACAACCGCCAGGACGAATGGCGTCGCTGGTGA
- a CDS encoding DUF2238 domain-containing protein, translating into MNQATAWSKNDRYPLVLLVLLALALIWSLIRPADHFTWVLEVLPAVLGAVLLAALYRRFRFTNLVYTLIWLHALILIVGGHYTYAEMPLFNWIRDTFGLERNYYDRLGHFVQGFVPALIVREVLLRKTALGSGSWLTFLTVSVCLAISAVYELIEFAVAKATGTAAEAFLGTQGDVWDTQWDMLLAFIGALTAVILLSGVHNKLLKQLRY; encoded by the coding sequence ATGAATCAGGCAACGGCATGGTCTAAAAATGATCGCTACCCGCTTGTTTTACTTGTATTGCTGGCGCTTGCCCTCATTTGGTCTTTAATTCGCCCGGCGGATCATTTTACATGGGTACTGGAAGTTCTCCCGGCAGTTTTGGGAGCTGTGCTGCTGGCGGCTTTGTACCGTAGATTTCGGTTTACCAATCTGGTATACACCCTAATCTGGCTGCACGCATTGATCCTGATTGTCGGTGGACATTATACCTATGCCGAAATGCCACTGTTCAACTGGATTCGGGATACGTTCGGACTGGAGCGCAATTATTATGATCGACTTGGGCATTTTGTACAAGGTTTTGTACCTGCACTCATTGTCAGGGAAGTGCTGTTGCGTAAAACGGCCTTGGGAAGCGGGAGCTGGCTCACTTTCCTCACGGTTAGTGTGTGTCTTGCGATCAGCGCTGTGTACGAGCTGATTGAGTTTGCTGTAGCCAAGGCAACCGGAACGGCAGCAGAAGCCTTTTTGGGCACACAGGGAGATGTATGGGATACCCAATGGGATATGCTTCTTGCGTTCATCGGCGCCTTGACCGCAGTGATTTTGTTGAGTGGGGTACATAACAAGCTACTGAAGCAATTAAGGTATTAG
- a CDS encoding LacI family DNA-binding transcriptional regulator → MRGKVTLQEIADAAGVSKFAVSRALSGKPGVSEETRAVLVKLAAQMGYFRSHPKMTGVEPRDTDTREWSGTVLVLFPNIRYQNRESRYWGPVFEGISERLNRKGMDMITLTEPSTEDMFSLLNPESIKGIITVGTISTSLLLNIYRMGIPVVMVDHWDSAFLSDTVFTDNRTCMSELMKDLLCRGYTRFQFVGHIEDAHSFYERWEAYRSTLEMSGVELRQIKALLHRGAQALAEEMEKLSEDELPEVFVCANDVTAAQVVDVLKEKGIDVPRRCGVTGFDDTNEQMPIYATVRVDKELLGMRAVDQLLWRITNPNSPVEKKLLHAELFVREVHAPRIRRENDDRERPISTITYS, encoded by the coding sequence ATGCGTGGAAAAGTAACGTTGCAAGAAATTGCGGATGCGGCGGGCGTTTCAAAGTTCGCTGTTTCGCGTGCACTGTCAGGCAAACCCGGTGTAAGTGAAGAGACAAGGGCGGTTCTGGTCAAGCTTGCCGCCCAGATGGGCTATTTTCGCAGTCATCCCAAAATGACAGGGGTAGAGCCTCGGGACACAGATACCAGAGAATGGTCGGGTACCGTGCTAGTGTTATTTCCGAATATTAGGTACCAGAACAGGGAATCCAGATACTGGGGGCCTGTATTTGAAGGGATTTCCGAGCGTCTGAACCGTAAGGGTATGGATATGATCACGTTAACAGAGCCCTCGACTGAAGACATGTTTTCTTTACTGAATCCAGAATCGATTAAAGGGATTATCACGGTAGGGACGATTTCAACTTCATTGTTGCTGAACATTTATCGGATGGGTATTCCGGTCGTCATGGTAGATCATTGGGATTCTGCATTTTTAAGTGATACGGTGTTTACAGATAATCGCACATGTATGAGTGAATTAATGAAGGACTTGCTGTGCAGGGGCTATACCCGCTTTCAGTTTGTGGGTCATATTGAAGACGCTCACAGTTTCTACGAACGCTGGGAAGCATATCGTTCCACACTGGAAATGAGCGGAGTAGAATTGCGGCAGATTAAAGCTCTCCTTCACAGGGGAGCGCAAGCGCTTGCTGAGGAAATGGAGAAGTTGTCCGAGGACGAACTGCCTGAGGTTTTTGTATGTGCTAATGATGTGACTGCTGCGCAAGTCGTGGATGTGCTGAAAGAAAAGGGGATTGACGTTCCGAGGCGTTGCGGAGTGACCGGGTTTGACGATACGAATGAACAAATGCCGATTTATGCCACGGTGAGAGTGGATAAGGAATTGCTGGGAATGCGTGCAGTGGACCAGTTGTTATGGCGCATAACGAACCCGAACTCGCCTGTCGAGAAAAAGTTGCTACATGCTGAGCTATTCGTACGGGAAGTTCATGCACCCCGGATCCGTCGGGAAAATGATGACCGTGAGCGTCCCATCAGCACAATCACATATAGTTAA
- a CDS encoding FUSC family protein produces the protein MALAFGARVLKTGIAVTLALFLSTLLNTHSPVGAAIAAIFAMQPSIYRSWRYFLDQLQTSTLGAIMALLGGMVFSNEPIAVGLVCVLVLMICLKINMADTVGLTLVTVVSVMEASGDWKFAVTRFALTLIGIVSAFVINVSVFPPKPKRQFINQIQNVFNSMSLLLRTAISDEIKESVFKEEKGNLEGAIKSLSDKYHLFEEEQKKLKRSKFSQTRQMVVYKQMLGSLHKGYEVLDAVERHYFQSLRPKGTDAFFDSHLELLIRFHEHALLKFEDKLKPNEDESELFQQANGEFMKHAITRFDHCQEGMLRLSIVAAAMYDYGHQLERLSRLADHIHPVEESR, from the coding sequence ATGGCTTTGGCTTTTGGAGCACGGGTGTTAAAAACGGGAATCGCAGTGACGCTCGCCCTTTTTCTGAGCACGCTTTTGAACACCCATTCGCCTGTGGGGGCAGCGATAGCCGCTATTTTTGCCATGCAACCGTCGATATATAGGTCGTGGCGTTATTTTCTGGATCAACTCCAAACAAGCACACTCGGTGCAATCATGGCGTTGCTGGGCGGAATGGTATTTTCGAATGAGCCGATTGCAGTTGGACTGGTGTGTGTATTGGTACTTATGATATGTCTGAAAATAAATATGGCTGATACGGTTGGATTGACACTCGTGACCGTTGTTTCTGTAATGGAAGCCTCAGGGGACTGGAAATTTGCGGTGACCCGCTTTGCGCTCACTTTGATTGGGATTGTGTCTGCTTTTGTCATCAATGTTAGTGTTTTTCCCCCGAAACCGAAAAGGCAGTTTATTAATCAGATTCAAAATGTATTTAACAGCATGTCCTTGCTGCTGCGTACTGCCATTTCCGATGAGATTAAGGAGTCTGTCTTCAAAGAGGAAAAAGGAAATCTGGAGGGAGCCATTAAATCGCTGTCGGACAAATATCATTTGTTCGAGGAAGAGCAGAAGAAGCTCAAGCGCTCCAAGTTTAGTCAAACGAGACAAATGGTAGTATACAAACAAATGCTCGGAAGTTTACACAAAGGATATGAGGTACTGGATGCAGTGGAAAGACACTACTTCCAGTCTTTACGGCCAAAAGGAACGGATGCTTTTTTTGACAGTCATCTGGAGCTGCTGATTCGTTTTCACGAGCATGCTCTACTGAAATTCGAAGATAAGCTAAAGCCGAATGAGGACGAAAGTGAATTGTTTCAGCAAGCCAACGGCGAATTTATGAAGCATGCGATTACACGTTTTGACCATTGTCAGGAAGGAATGCTGCGGCTGTCCATTGTGGCTGCGGCGATGTACGACTATGGTCATCAGCTGGAGAGGTTGAGCAGACTGGCCGATCATATTCATCCTGTAGAAGAGAGCAGATAG
- a CDS encoding glycosyltransferase family 4 protein: MLRVALFTDTYTPDVNGAALTLERWIGYLETHGVSTLVFAPEADHHLPSGPGVERFRSIPFLLYRECRLAIPNAKQINERLSAFSPHLIHVATPFNLGLYGTSYAAKHHIPLVASYHTHFDKYLEYYKLRWLEPALWKYMLWFHRHCERVYVPSQSTMELLRNKGMGQLEIWSRGIDTDRFQPKVDRNAVWKKWGVHADAFVILYVGRLAPEKGIDTLLDSYLQLPDDVRAASVLVIAGGGPLYKVKTAADLGVPEHAVHWLGFVKGPELAELYAAADVFLFPSTTETFGNVVLEAMASGTPVVGANEGGVKDNLIHGNTGLLCPAGDAAAFAKAVQLLYEDASLRDAMSRAGRAYSLEQTWDRIFERLLDSYMDAATLHLDSRPMTRM, encoded by the coding sequence ATGCTTCGAGTTGCATTATTTACGGACACGTATACGCCTGACGTGAATGGCGCTGCTCTGACCCTGGAACGATGGATTGGCTATCTGGAGACACATGGAGTATCTACGCTCGTCTTCGCACCGGAGGCAGACCATCATCTGCCCTCTGGGCCGGGTGTAGAGCGATTTCGGAGTATTCCCTTTTTATTGTACCGGGAATGCAGACTTGCGATCCCCAACGCCAAACAGATCAACGAGCGTCTGTCAGCCTTTTCCCCGCATCTGATTCATGTCGCTACTCCATTTAACCTTGGCCTGTATGGAACAAGCTACGCAGCCAAACACCATATTCCACTCGTCGCCTCATATCACACCCATTTTGATAAATACCTCGAATATTACAAGCTTCGCTGGCTTGAACCTGCGTTATGGAAATACATGCTCTGGTTTCACAGACATTGCGAAAGGGTATATGTCCCTTCTCAATCAACCATGGAATTGTTGCGCAATAAAGGAATGGGACAGCTCGAAATCTGGAGTAGAGGCATTGATACTGACCGATTCCAACCAAAGGTGGACCGTAATGCAGTTTGGAAGAAATGGGGCGTTCATGCAGATGCATTTGTTATTTTGTATGTAGGCAGGCTTGCACCGGAAAAGGGGATAGACACGTTACTGGATTCCTATCTCCAGTTACCCGACGACGTCCGCGCAGCCTCTGTGCTGGTCATTGCAGGAGGTGGTCCATTGTATAAGGTCAAAACTGCAGCGGATCTAGGGGTGCCGGAGCATGCAGTCCACTGGCTTGGTTTTGTGAAAGGGCCGGAATTAGCTGAACTCTACGCCGCAGCCGACGTTTTTCTCTTCCCTTCCACCACGGAAACATTCGGCAATGTTGTACTGGAGGCTATGGCGAGCGGTACACCTGTGGTCGGTGCCAATGAAGGCGGGGTAAAAGATAATCTAATCCATGGAAATACAGGGTTATTGTGTCCTGCTGGGGACGCCGCTGCCTTTGCCAAAGCTGTACAGCTGTTGTACGAGGATGCCTCACTTCGCGATGCTATGTCCAGAGCTGGTAGAGCCTACAGCCTGGAGCAGACATGGGACCGTATTTTTGAACGGCTACTGGACAGCTACATGGACGCAGCAACCCTACACCTCGACAGCCGTCCCATGACGCGAATGTAG
- a CDS encoding YwbE family protein, producing MNGQNRSDIRAGLQVDIVLKKDQSTGKLTRGTVKDILTNSPRHPHGIKVRLADGQVGRVKHIVTNEG from the coding sequence ATGAACGGACAGAATCGATCCGATATCCGCGCTGGTCTTCAGGTGGATATTGTGCTTAAAAAGGATCAGTCTACTGGTAAGTTGACGCGAGGAACGGTGAAAGATATTTTGACCAATTCCCCGCGTCATCCGCATGGAATCAAAGTGCGTTTGGCAGACGGACAGGTTGGGCGTGTCAAACATATCGTAACGAACGAAGGATAG
- a CDS encoding beta-mannosidase — protein MVNVIGLDGWRFREAQSDEWLSAKVPGCVHTDLLRHGKIPDPFIGMNEMEVQWIDKQDWIYEAHFEINADQLQCQCVELVLEGLDTYANVKVNGQYVLSANNMFRVWRQDVKAIVQQGENRLEISFRSPIAEDVPKLENLGYGLPAPNDQSEIGGLSDKKVSVFARKAPYHYGWDWGPRLVTSGIWREVRIEAWSGLIVRDLFIRQDEVNSVGAKLMAVVEIENADEIRDAELRISADGKVWSKPVRLLKGKQTVELELEMKKPKLWWCRGLGEPHLYTFVAELVEQEQGAVIAEKSVKTGLRSIRLVRERDAAGESFYFELNGIPVFAKGANHIPNDSFVTEVTMERYRYEIASAAASNMNMLRVWGGGIYEQDIFYELCDEYGLLVWQDFMFACSMYPGDEDFMDNVAQEAEDNIKRLRHHPCIALWCGNNEIDSAWAHYEENGGWGWKKDYTPEQRERLWNDYETLFHRILPEAVHTWSAQTAYWPSSPLIDLTRDRNQHAHRSSTAGDIHYWGVWHASEPFENYHVHVGRFMSEYGFQSFPEYKSVRTYAEEKDLELESEVMLAHQKNDAGNRLIKEYMERYIREPKDFTCFLHMSQILQAEAMKAAIEAHRRHKPYCMGTLYWQMNDCWPVASWSSMDYFGRWKALQYTAKRSFADVLLSATDTEQGNKALHLVNDTLEPISGTLRLTLLHIRSSQAIHEENVKVKQPAGGAGIVHILPIDKWLSGLNRAEHMRVARLTQNGEQVASGEIYFADTKEMDLPQAKIEVTEIQGSGGSRFMLCSDVLARHVWLSAEQEGIFSDNHLDLAPGIPKTVEFLVMRNGSSAFVTAAPGTLTVHSLVNWIQG, from the coding sequence ATGGTTAATGTGATAGGGTTGGATGGCTGGAGGTTTAGGGAAGCACAAAGTGATGAGTGGCTCAGCGCGAAAGTGCCGGGTTGTGTGCATACTGATCTTTTACGACATGGCAAAATTCCTGATCCGTTTATTGGTATGAACGAGATGGAGGTACAGTGGATTGATAAGCAGGATTGGATATATGAAGCCCATTTTGAGATAAATGCAGATCAGCTTCAATGTCAATGTGTAGAGTTGGTGTTGGAAGGTCTGGACACATACGCGAATGTAAAAGTGAATGGCCAATATGTCTTGTCAGCCAATAATATGTTTCGGGTATGGAGACAGGATGTGAAGGCAATTGTTCAGCAAGGGGAAAATCGGCTGGAAATCAGTTTTCGTTCTCCGATTGCTGAAGATGTACCCAAGCTGGAAAACTTAGGTTATGGACTCCCTGCCCCCAATGATCAGTCCGAGATCGGTGGTTTGTCCGACAAAAAGGTAAGCGTTTTCGCACGTAAGGCTCCCTACCACTATGGTTGGGACTGGGGACCGAGGCTGGTGACGAGCGGTATCTGGAGAGAGGTCCGGATCGAGGCGTGGTCCGGTCTAATCGTGAGAGACTTGTTTATTCGACAGGACGAGGTGAATTCGGTAGGGGCTAAACTCATGGCAGTGGTAGAGATCGAAAATGCAGATGAGATTAGAGATGCCGAGTTGCGTATTTCCGCTGACGGGAAGGTGTGGTCTAAGCCGGTACGGCTGCTGAAGGGGAAGCAGACGGTCGAGCTGGAGCTGGAGATGAAGAAGCCGAAGCTGTGGTGGTGCCGTGGACTGGGGGAGCCGCATTTATATACGTTTGTGGCCGAATTGGTGGAGCAAGAACAAGGAGCTGTAATCGCGGAAAAATCAGTAAAAACGGGACTGCGTTCCATCCGTCTTGTACGTGAACGGGATGCAGCAGGAGAGAGCTTTTATTTTGAGCTGAACGGAATTCCTGTGTTTGCAAAAGGGGCTAACCATATTCCGAATGACAGCTTTGTCACTGAAGTTACGATGGAACGATATCGGTATGAAATTGCCAGTGCAGCCGCCTCGAATATGAATATGCTGCGGGTGTGGGGTGGCGGTATTTATGAACAAGACATATTTTATGAGCTTTGTGATGAATACGGTTTGCTCGTGTGGCAAGATTTTATGTTCGCCTGCAGTATGTACCCGGGGGATGAGGATTTTATGGACAATGTGGCACAGGAAGCCGAGGACAATATTAAGCGGCTGCGTCATCATCCCTGCATTGCCTTATGGTGCGGCAACAATGAGATCGATTCTGCATGGGCGCATTATGAAGAGAATGGAGGCTGGGGCTGGAAAAAGGACTACACACCTGAGCAACGGGAACGCCTATGGAATGATTATGAAACACTCTTTCATCGGATTCTACCGGAGGCGGTACACACCTGGTCTGCGCAGACAGCCTATTGGCCCTCCTCCCCGCTGATTGACCTGACCAGAGATCGGAACCAGCATGCCCATCGGTCTTCAACTGCAGGTGATATTCACTATTGGGGTGTATGGCACGCGTCTGAGCCGTTTGAGAATTATCATGTACATGTGGGCCGTTTTATGAGTGAATATGGTTTTCAGTCCTTTCCTGAATACAAGTCTGTTCGTACTTATGCGGAAGAGAAGGATTTGGAGCTGGAATCTGAGGTGATGCTGGCACATCAGAAGAACGATGCGGGCAATCGTCTGATTAAAGAATATATGGAGCGATACATACGAGAGCCAAAGGATTTTACATGTTTTCTTCACATGAGCCAAATTTTACAGGCAGAGGCAATGAAAGCAGCTATAGAGGCGCATCGTCGTCACAAGCCCTATTGCATGGGAACATTATACTGGCAAATGAATGACTGCTGGCCCGTTGCCTCCTGGTCGAGTATGGACTATTTTGGTCGTTGGAAGGCGCTCCAATATACGGCTAAGCGCAGCTTTGCTGATGTGCTGTTGAGTGCAACCGATACAGAACAGGGGAATAAGGCCCTGCATCTAGTCAACGATACACTAGAGCCGATATCGGGTACGCTGCGGCTGACTCTTTTGCATATCCGTAGCAGCCAGGCAATTCATGAAGAGAACGTTAAGGTAAAGCAACCAGCAGGCGGTGCAGGAATTGTACATATACTGCCTATCGACAAATGGCTGAGTGGCCTGAACCGTGCGGAGCATATGCGGGTCGCGCGTCTAACGCAGAATGGTGAACAGGTGGCCTCTGGTGAAATTTATTTTGCAGACACGAAAGAGATGGATTTACCGCAGGCAAAAATTGAAGTGACAGAGATTCAGGGAAGCGGGGGCAGCAGATTCATGCTGTGTTCGGATGTACTTGCTAGGCACGTGTGGCTATCGGCAGAGCAGGAAGGTATTTTCAGCGACAACCATCTGGATCTAGCTCCTGGTATTCCGAAGACAGTGGAATTCTTGGTCATGCGCAACGGTTCATCAGCATTTGTGACAGCTGCGCCGGGTACATTGACAGTACATTCGTTGGTCAATTGGATACAAGGTTAG
- a CDS encoding MFS transporter yields the protein MSWISKMLEEPRKWPRNIRLFFMANLLYQMGTGMFSVLYNLYIQGLGFDDDMNGQVVSMQALATALLFIPVGFLGDRTSRKNMLVIGALFSGLAFLARTFTDTSGSMLVFAVISGVFAAFIQVLAVPFLAESISKSQRLKIFSYYSALVLAAQVLGSFGGGVLADGLQTWGITPLSSLRVALFLGGMATLTAFIPLLFITKTTATLEAPAPAESSPQTETEQVHTPHSTSDIPALETPAAASDRRVIGQFVLAQFFLGLGSGLVIPYLNLYFTNRFSVSLSAMSLLIALGQLMTILSMLIGPTLGSRIGLVRAVVGFQLLSLPFLLITGFTNVLWIASISFLFRQALMNAANPLQTAILVERVSDKNRGIANSILQTTWMLGTAGMGPVQAYLVTTYGNYWGYAITFSMTGVFYILSSLVYYRMFREKRPSAGQLLQNPASP from the coding sequence GTGTCATGGATTAGCAAAATGTTAGAAGAGCCTCGAAAGTGGCCGCGTAATATCCGATTGTTTTTTATGGCCAATCTGCTGTACCAGATGGGTACAGGAATGTTTTCTGTACTGTATAACCTGTATATCCAAGGGCTTGGCTTTGACGATGATATGAACGGCCAAGTGGTCAGCATGCAGGCGCTAGCGACGGCGTTGCTGTTCATTCCGGTCGGATTTTTGGGGGATCGGACGAGCCGCAAAAATATGCTGGTCATCGGCGCGTTATTCAGCGGCCTGGCCTTTCTCGCCCGTACCTTTACAGATACCAGCGGAAGCATGTTGGTATTTGCCGTAATCTCAGGTGTATTCGCCGCCTTTATTCAGGTGCTGGCTGTGCCTTTTTTAGCGGAAAGCATTAGTAAATCCCAGCGCTTAAAAATATTCAGCTATTACTCTGCTCTTGTACTGGCAGCTCAAGTCCTGGGCAGCTTCGGGGGTGGCGTACTCGCAGATGGGCTGCAGACGTGGGGAATCACACCGCTATCCAGTCTGCGGGTTGCTCTGTTCCTTGGAGGAATGGCAACATTGACTGCCTTTATTCCTCTATTGTTCATCACAAAAACTACGGCAACCTTAGAAGCACCAGCTCCTGCCGAATCTTCACCTCAAACAGAAACAGAACAAGTACATACACCGCACAGTACATCCGATATCCCTGCCTTGGAGACGCCTGCTGCTGCTTCTGATCGCCGGGTTATTGGACAATTTGTTCTGGCCCAGTTTTTTCTTGGGTTAGGTTCAGGTCTGGTCATCCCGTATCTTAATTTGTATTTTACGAACCGCTTCTCCGTATCGCTCAGCGCAATGAGTTTACTGATTGCACTCGGCCAGCTCATGACCATCCTCTCCATGTTGATCGGGCCTACCCTCGGCAGCCGGATTGGACTGGTCAGAGCTGTAGTTGGCTTCCAACTGCTTTCGCTACCCTTCCTTCTCATTACAGGCTTTACGAACGTGCTATGGATAGCTTCCATCAGCTTTCTATTCAGGCAAGCGCTAATGAATGCAGCCAATCCGCTGCAAACCGCCATTCTCGTCGAACGTGTGTCAGATAAAAATCGCGGCATTGCCAACTCCATTCTCCAGACGACCTGGATGCTAGGCACCGCAGGTATGGGACCTGTACAAGCCTATTTGGTTACAACTTATGGAAACTACTGGGGCTATGCTATCACATTTAGCATGACAGGTGTTTTCTATATTTTGTCCTCCCTCGTCTATTACAGAATGTTCCGAGAAAAGCGCCCGTCCGCAGGCCAGCTTTTACAAAACCCGGCAAGCCCGTAA